Within Sorghum bicolor cultivar BTx623 chromosome 2, Sorghum_bicolor_NCBIv3, whole genome shotgun sequence, the genomic segment GGATTCTGCGGTGGAAAATACaattaaagaaattaattaacaaaatatagcaaaaagggTCACAAAATCACAAAAGTTTTTAAGGTTCACTCTtattgcatgtggaggctatgaaaaaagtttgaggaAGTTTGGAACAAGTAATGACGTCATATGTCCAAAACCTAAattcaaacttaaaaaataaaaaaattatctttGCCGACTGTCTAACGGGGTGGCAAAGGGGACGGCGATGGACTCCGTAGTTTCCCGTCACCTTTGCCACGAGCtttcctttgccacctgccaggcaGCCATCTTTGCCACCAGcttttctttgccacctgccaggcagtcggcaaaggacgtctttgtcgactgcttttctttgccacctgccaagataattgggcagtcggcaaagagaatgtttgccgactgccttgtctttggcaggtggcaaagtattttagcagtcggcaaagcccaGTTTTCGTGTAGTGAATGCTTTTTTTTAAGAAAGACGACAAGAGCTTTGCTGTATTTTTATTAGacgaggaaaaagaaaaacagaaaaTATTTACAACAACTTACATAACAACTCGACTTTAAACTACTATAGCACACATGCCAAAAATCAAAAGACtaacaaaagaaaaaagtaaCCGGTTCCAAACCACTGTATTGCACTAGCATAAACACCTACTCAACCATAGTGCTAGGTCTTGTTGCCATTTTTAGTATTGTTGAATTTCATCCTTGCACAGTTGGGCTACTTGGATCGGTTGTAGATGTTTTTGTTGTTAAGTTCTTCTATTGCGTTCCTTCCAGACGTTCCACCAAAAATAGATCATGACACCATCTATTTTTTTACGTTCACTTCTATCAAACTTTGCTTGACATTTGCGCCAGTAACAAAACCATGTAAGGATCCATTCACTACTGCTTAAAATTTCGTCAAAAAAAATGCTACTGCTTAAACATCTATATGTCCTACCGGCAGCTGAAGAACAGTGTCTACCTGAAGACACAAGTCCAGAAAACATCTAACAGCCATTGCCAAGATACCAAGCATCACGGAACTAGGTTGCCAAGCGTGACAAGGAACTCCTCCAGAACAGAGGGGCAGCTGCTGGTCAGATGCTTGAGGCCATCAGTTGCCGCGACCGCCCTCAGATTCGCAGCGGAGCTAAGAAACTCAAAGCACGCCTTCTTCAGCCCGTGGCAATGGTGCTGGTCGGCTAGCGTAAGTATGGCTGCCACCGTGCCGACATCAATGTACTTGCACAGCTTGTCCTCGCACATCAGCTTCAGCCTCTCCATGCCGTACCTGTCCGCCGCCACCAGCAGATGCTGCGCCACGacgtcttcctcctcctcttcttcccctTCCACTTCCTTTGATGTCTCCGGGAACATGTCGGTGTACACGAAGTGCAGAAGGCCGCTGAACACCCGCGCCTCCATGTCGTCTACGCGGATGACGCCGCCGCTGGCGGCGTCGCTCTCCTTCATCGCGCCGAAGAGCTCCGCTCTGAACACCGGCGACCGCGCCGCGAGCACGCACCGGTGCGCGGCGAATGTGCGGCCGCCGACGTCGAACACCACGTCGGCGCCCTTCTCGGCCCGGAGGAGGTCGCCGAGGTGCTGGTGCAGGTCGGATGCCGGCACAGCCACGTAGACAGGCGCCGCAGTGGCCTCCACGCGGACGTCGCCGATGACAACGATGTCGCACCGCACGGCGAAGGACGAGCCGTCGTCCTTGAGATGCTCCGACTTCTCGAATTCTTCCCTCttgatgaacttggcgtagcccgaacTGGTCTGGTTCGCGAAGCTGGTCACGGGTTCCGATGTCAGGAGATTCTTCTCCTCTTGGTCGACGAAACGGATCTGGTACTGCGCCTTCACGGCCTTGGCGATGCTTTCGTCGAGGTGGAGGAAGAAGGATATGTGATCTGACGACTGCGAGCTGTAGCCGTTGGGGTAGTAGCGGATGGTCCAGCAGTGGCCGCCGGCGGTGAAAGGGTGGGACTTGAGGTACTCTCCGGTCGGGGTTCCCTTGGTGCCGGCGTAGCCATGGATCTTGAGGATGTGGTACCCGCTTGCTGTGGCGGCGAAGATGGCGGAGGAAGACCCCGACCGCTTCCGCTTGCCGCCGGTGCCTGCTGCAGACGTGGCCATCGCAAAAAGAAATCAATCAGGGTTTTCAAGCGGCTTGATGccgctctctctctttctctctcgccGTCTCGCGCGCGCGCGCTTGGTGCCGCTTCCTCGTCGTAGTAGCAGGGTTTTGACGACGCGACGCCGCGGAACGGGGAAGACGAGGAGGGACGGGAGGAGGGGAAGAGTCAGCACTCAGCACGTCGCTCTGCCCTTAGCAGCCAAGTTCCCGGAACATAGGGTACGTGGTACGGGAACGTGGTACGCGGTACGATATTCTCATAAACTATGGAACGTAGGGGGTATATAGCTTCGTCTCGTTCCTTTAAGTTGCGGAACGTGTTCCACTTTCTAAAGGAACGTGTTTGGGACGTAGTGGTTGGCTCAGGTAGTTTTACGTGTTGTTTTGAATCAAATGAGTTCGATTCCTAATGTGATATAGTTTACTATTgtatttttgtttcatttaGGACTGTACAACTCCAACCTTAAGGCTCATTGCAGGTCTAGGCCAATGAGTCAATCACCATCTAGATTTTTCGCCGACCGCTCACGGACGGGCACGGCGCAGTATGCACACACACCACGAAGTTCCATAGTCGCTTGGGACTGACGTTGCTATGATTGCTCCTATATATGATTCGTGTTCCACCGCATTTGGGAACGATGTTCCATGATGTTCTCGTTCCACGTTTCGGGACGAAGTTCCCGGAACGGGGAACGTGCCCATGTTCCCGTACCCCGGCTGCTAAGGCTCTGCCTTCCTTTTTCTGCCTTCCTTGTAGGCTGCGCTGGGCCTTCGCAGCTACAGGCCTACTGGGCGATGCAAAAAGCAGTAAATCTGAAATCctgtttctcaaaaaaaaaaagtaaatctGGAATCCTATATTTACAACGTTGCATTAATAGAGAACTTCTTCCTCTCTATACGAATTGATATTGGATCCAAAATTGAAGAGTTAATTGTAAGCTTAACCATGTAGTtagaaacttttttttttgacttaAACGGGGGGAGGCGCTCCCCACCTGGTATGTATTAATCACATGTGTCCAAAACGGCTTGGAGTTTTACAGAGGATACAAGCAAAGAAAGGAAAGAAATACAACAACAGTAGCATGAGTCCTATCCTTGACCTTGTCTGAGCCACCTGGAATGCAAGTTCCCAGACTTGGGCTAAGTGTTTCTTTTTAACAGGAAGAAGGATGCTTCATTGCGCTGCCAAGGAGATGTAGCTTTGGAGAAGCTGGGACAGAGATGGTAGTTAGAAACTCTTCAGATAGGAATCCATTTTTTAACTGGCTCTCAGCCTCTCATGCTTTAGTGAGTCGTCTGAGATCTTTTTCGATGACATATGTTGTGTTGAAGAGATATCTGTAGTCTAATTCGACTTCTTTTTTACTGAATCCACTTAATTTCAATCAAGCCAAAATCAAAAAATTCAAAGATAATTCTTCATTGAAAGAATCCAAAGAGGGAGAGAAAAATAATATGAGAATAGACTATACGACCAAAACAATTTCCGAGCTTGTGGTATGTTCAAAGTAATTGTGTTGTGATGTTATTAACACAATAGTCAGATGATTCTTTACTGTAATAGCATCTAGGGTTCCTCGACTAACGCATATTTCACGTTGGGTAGATGTAGATCTTTAACCCTTCCTCCTCTTACTAATACTATAGGACGTTCTTGTAAATTATGGCCAATACCGGGTATATAGGCAATGATTTTAAATCCAGAGGTTAGTCGTTGGGCAACTTCATGTAAGGCAGAGTTGGGTTTTTTAGGATTGATAGTGGAAAAACCAAACGGAATCATCCGCTCAGTCGAGCGTAAGATTCGTGCTGGTTCTTATTTCTCCTTTGTTTGGATGGCGCATTGTGTCAGTGGCATAGGCACGAGCATAGTTGGAGTAGCTAAATAGATGTCGAGCTCGCACAGCAGCGAGCGATGAGTGGAGAGTACCGAAGTAGAGGTCACGAGCGACgagttagggttagggttttgggGTTTGGGGGAGGGTTGTTTTGTTGCAGGGCCTAGAGGGGTGGTCATGTAGGTTGCCGACCTGCAGTGGAGGTGGTCACCAAGGCAGGACGGTGAGTGGCGGGGGAGTCGTCGCTGCAAGCTGTCGAGTAGGGGCGCTGTGGTTGGCTAGTTTAGCGTGGGAGGCGGGGACAGGCGACAACTCCAGCACGGTGGCATCGCCAAAGCCGAGCAGGTAGGCGCCAGCGGCTGGGGGAGAAGGAAGGATGCTATGGTTGGGGAGGGAGCAGggcagtggaggaggaggagaatgaaggaggtggtggtagttgggccatGGTGGGCTGACGATGGTCGGTCAGCCTCCATATAGGAGGCCCTGTAGCAAATTTTGTTGGGCCATGTTCGGAGAGCTTTTGTGCTCATGACGAATCTCCCTATGCAAATTTGTGTAAATTTCAGCTGTATTAGGTGTACTTTTGCTACAATAAGTTGCTCAGGCCTCTTGCGATCGATACGTCAGTGGACTCATGGCATCTTTGGACTCCTCCTATCTTCTGATGGTCTTGCACTTCACTTTATGTCCTCGTTTTAAGTTCGTTTTTCTGGTCTACAAGTTTAGGTGTCGTTTAAAGTTATCTGTTTGTCTGTGTAATAGTTGCACAAGAGTAAATGTGAGTAGTGTTATTTTTGCCGGTACTCCTCCATGTTCACTACATCGTCTGTTTCCAAAACaatgcttttttttttcctttcctttccttttcCGTTGGGTGACTGGGTGACCTTAGTTTCGTAATGCTGTGCCACACTTGCTTTGCTTTGTTCAGT encodes:
- the LOC8081782 gene encoding BTB/POZ and MATH domain-containing protein 1; translated protein: MATSAAGTGGKRKRSGSSSAIFAATASGYHILKIHGYAGTKGTPTGEYLKSHPFTAGGHCWTIRYYPNGYSSQSSDHISFFLHLDESIAKAVKAQYQIRFVDQEEKNLLTSEPVTSFANQTSSGYAKFIKREEFEKSEHLKDDGSSFAVRCDIVVIGDVRVEATAAPVYVAVPASDLHQHLGDLLRAEKGADVVFDVGGRTFAAHRCVLAARSPVFRAELFGAMKESDAASGGVIRVDDMEARVFSGLLHFVYTDMFPETSKEVEGEEEEEEDVVAQHLLVAADRYGMERLKLMCEDKLCKYIDVGTVAAILTLADQHHCHGLKKACFEFLSSAANLRAVAATDGLKHLTSSCPSVLEEFLVTLGNLVP